In Herpetosiphon gulosus, one genomic interval encodes:
- a CDS encoding STAS domain-containing protein has protein sequence MDISHKAYNRVDVITVSGRLAAETKDALNDKINQIFEENRHLIVLDLANLEYISSPGLRVLIEARKKAREWKLSELDRGDVRIANLPQRIREVFDLTGFTPLFQIYDDLVEAVGSF, from the coding sequence ATGGATATTAGCCATAAAGCCTATAATCGCGTTGATGTTATCACGGTGTCGGGGCGCTTGGCCGCAGAGACCAAAGATGCCCTGAACGATAAGATTAACCAGATTTTCGAGGAAAATCGCCATTTGATCGTCCTCGATCTCGCAAATTTAGAATATATCAGTAGCCCTGGTTTACGGGTGTTGATCGAAGCTCGCAAAAAAGCCCGCGAATGGAAATTAAGCGAACTCGACCGTGGTGATGTGCGGATTGCCAATCTGCCTCAACGGATTCGCGAAGTATTCGACCTAACTGGCTTCACGCCATTGTTCCAAATTTACGACGACTTGGTGGAAGCTGTTGGTAGCTTCTAG
- a CDS encoding anti-sigma factor antagonist (This anti-anti-sigma factor, or anti-sigma factor antagonist, belongs to a family that includes characterized members SpoIIAA, RsbV, RsfA, and RsfB.) → MAQTAELKLPGLLDSLGALCKFAYQAALDAGLNEHTAWEIELAVDEAATNIIQHAYSAERPGDVRLVCGRDGSRFVVRLFDRGVPFDPETVPPPDLTSSIETREAGGLGMYLMGRMMDDVQFNYNPETGENELHMSKIVGTRLPEDVRVVPVQGRIDATAAPALATIVHEAAETGGRRILLDLTGVTFLSSSGLRILLLLARELKGSNGELRLCSLQPAVAEVFTLTGFTQIFTIHRTRDEALAALADVE, encoded by the coding sequence ATGGCGCAAACCGCTGAACTTAAACTGCCAGGGCTGCTCGATTCGCTCGGTGCCCTGTGTAAGTTTGCCTATCAGGCAGCACTTGATGCTGGGCTTAACGAACATACGGCGTGGGAAATTGAATTGGCAGTTGACGAAGCCGCCACCAATATCATCCAACACGCCTACTCTGCTGAACGTCCCGGTGATGTTCGCTTGGTCTGCGGACGCGATGGCAGCCGTTTTGTAGTCCGGCTGTTCGATCGCGGGGTTCCTTTTGATCCTGAAACTGTTCCTCCTCCAGATCTCACCTCATCAATCGAAACTCGCGAGGCTGGCGGCCTCGGAATGTATTTGATGGGCAGGATGATGGATGATGTGCAATTCAATTACAATCCTGAAACTGGTGAAAACGAGTTACACATGAGTAAAATCGTTGGGACACGACTGCCCGAAGATGTGCGGGTTGTGCCAGTTCAAGGCCGGATTGATGCCACGGCAGCACCAGCCTTAGCGACGATTGTCCATGAGGCCGCCGAAACTGGCGGGCGGCGCATCTTGCTCGATCTTACGGGCGTAACCTTTTTAAGCAGCAGTGGTCTGCGGATTCTGCTGTTGCTGGCTCGCGAACTCAAAGGCTCCAATGGTGAACTACGCTTGTGTTCATTGCAACCAGCGGTCGCCGAGGTCTTTACGCTGACAGGATTCACCCAAATCTTTACCATTCACCGCACTCGTGATGAAGCACTTGCAGCGTTGGCAGATGTTGAGTAA